From Ignavibacteriales bacterium, one genomic window encodes:
- a CDS encoding ABC transporter ATP-binding protein gives MIETQHLTKRYDTKVAVVDLNLKVHEGEIFGFLGPNGAGKSTTVKMLTGMIFPSSGNALVEGFDILKDPIEVKKRIGYVPETGALFESLTGWEYLQLIADLHHMDRQIAGKRIEEFLHLFGLWDDCHARLQQYSKGMKQKILISAALVSNPPVLFLDEPLNGLDANAALVFKELLKKLSMQGKTIFFTSHVLEVVERICTRIAIIDHGVIIAEGTAQQIAEFTGQHTLEESFAKLTGVRDARDSAQDFLEALGS, from the coding sequence ATGATCGAAACTCAGCATCTGACAAAACGCTACGACACAAAAGTCGCTGTGGTTGACCTCAACCTCAAAGTCCACGAAGGGGAAATCTTCGGATTCCTCGGCCCCAACGGCGCCGGCAAGTCGACGACGGTGAAAATGCTGACGGGCATGATCTTTCCCAGCTCGGGAAACGCTCTGGTAGAAGGTTTTGATATTCTCAAAGACCCGATTGAAGTGAAAAAGCGTATCGGCTACGTGCCGGAGACGGGCGCACTCTTTGAGAGTCTGACAGGGTGGGAGTACCTGCAGCTCATTGCTGATTTGCACCACATGGATCGGCAGATCGCCGGCAAGCGAATAGAGGAATTTCTCCATCTTTTTGGGTTGTGGGATGACTGCCACGCCCGGCTTCAGCAATACTCGAAAGGCATGAAGCAGAAGATCCTCATCTCTGCCGCGCTTGTTTCCAATCCCCCCGTCCTCTTTCTCGATGAACCGCTCAACGGTCTCGATGCGAATGCTGCGCTCGTTTTCAAGGAACTTCTCAAGAAGCTCTCCATGCAGGGGAAAACTATCTTCTTCACCTCTCATGTATTGGAAGTTGTCGAGAGGATTTGCACACGGATAGCCATCATCGATCATGGCGTCATCATTGCCGAAGGGACAGCACAACAGATAGCCGAATTCACAGGACAACACACACTGGAAGAGTCGTTCGCGAAGCTGACTGGAGTACGGGATGCACGTGATTCGGCGCAGGATTTTCTGGAGGCCCTGGGTTCGTAA
- a CDS encoding heme-binding domain-containing protein: MILLKWILVVLAVAVIAVQFIRPEKNISKEQPQTAITQHFPVPQTIQSVLQRSCYDCHSNNTEYPWYAEVQPLGWWLNKHVRDGKRGVNFDEYSGYRLMKQYRRFNDIIEQVQEDKMPLPSYLIVHRYAKLTTEEKDELVQWCRAMRDSMKAKFPVDSLERRPRK; this comes from the coding sequence ATGATACTTCTCAAATGGATTCTGGTGGTGCTTGCTGTAGCGGTGATCGCCGTGCAATTCATTCGGCCTGAAAAGAACATCTCGAAAGAACAACCCCAGACAGCGATCACACAGCATTTTCCCGTTCCCCAGACAATCCAATCGGTTCTTCAGCGATCCTGCTACGACTGTCACAGCAACAACACCGAGTATCCGTGGTATGCGGAGGTTCAGCCGCTCGGGTGGTGGCTGAATAAGCATGTTCGCGATGGCAAACGGGGAGTCAACTTCGATGAGTATTCCGGCTACAGACTGATGAAGCAATACCGCAGGTTCAATGATATCATCGAGCAGGTGCAGGAAGACAAGATGCCGCTCCCATCGTACCTCATCGTGCATCGGTACGCGAAGCTGACGACAGAGGAAAAGGACGAATTGGTGCAATGGTGCAGGGCGATGAGGGATTCTATGAAGGCGAAATTCCCTGTTGACAGCCTGGAGCGAAGACCGAGGAAATAA
- a CDS encoding thioredoxin family protein, which translates to MSRILSSVILFLLASALTVSGQAKKPAEAEGILSAAIQKAESTNKNVLLIFHASWCGWCKRLDAALEDPTLRDLMEENYVITRLDVLESGEKTQTLENPGGKKIMNGLGGETSGLPFYAFLDAKGKKIADSNVMPKNQNIGYPGSLEEISAFESLLKKTAPKLTGGQLATIVAFLQKNMPR; encoded by the coding sequence ATGAGTCGTATCCTGAGTTCGGTCATTCTATTTCTGCTCGCAAGTGCCCTAACCGTCTCGGGCCAGGCGAAGAAGCCCGCTGAAGCAGAGGGTATTCTCAGTGCCGCGATCCAAAAGGCGGAATCGACAAACAAGAATGTCCTCCTCATTTTCCATGCGTCATGGTGCGGCTGGTGCAAGCGGTTGGACGCTGCGCTGGAAGATCCCACGCTCAGGGACTTGATGGAAGAAAACTATGTCATCACAAGACTCGATGTTCTTGAATCAGGTGAAAAGACCCAGACATTGGAGAATCCGGGCGGTAAGAAAATCATGAACGGCCTCGGGGGCGAAACATCGGGCCTGCCGTTCTATGCCTTCCTCGACGCAAAGGGGAAGAAGATTGCCGACTCCAACGTGATGCCGAAGAACCAGAACATTGGATATCCCGGGTCTCTTGAAGAGATCTCCGCGTTCGAGAGCCTCCTCAAGAAGACAGCGCCGAAGCTAACCGGCGGTCAGCTTGCTACCATTGTTGCCTTTCTGCAGAAGAATATGCCCCGCTGA
- a CDS encoding response regulator: MNERILVVDDEESLRLSLKFKLKSAGFDVDTAIDGEEALEKLKAKPADVVLLDINMPRMSGIEALTIIRQTYPHTEAIMLTGFADFSTAIECLKIGAKDYLVKPVDTTELVTRLRSLVRSRSTERALQDVHQEYLGYLSEDLIDPLKKIETMLEQVSKLPADAEKERKKALTGVRDLVEKLNGKLLLVAEVAKSAAEGGASGEEDVSPSQFTEKLREIRKGSAR; this comes from the coding sequence ATGAACGAACGAATTCTTGTTGTCGACGACGAAGAAAGTCTCCGCCTGTCGCTCAAGTTCAAACTGAAGTCAGCGGGCTTTGATGTCGATACCGCCATCGACGGCGAAGAAGCGCTCGAGAAACTCAAGGCGAAGCCTGCCGACGTCGTCCTTCTCGACATCAACATGCCTCGCATGAGCGGCATCGAAGCATTGACGATCATCCGTCAGACGTACCCGCACACGGAGGCGATCATGCTGACCGGGTTTGCCGATTTCAGCACGGCAATTGAGTGCCTGAAGATCGGGGCCAAGGACTACCTTGTCAAGCCGGTCGATACGACAGAGCTGGTGACGCGTCTGCGTTCGCTCGTGCGTTCCCGTTCTACGGAACGCGCGTTGCAGGACGTGCATCAGGAGTATCTTGGGTATCTTTCGGAGGATCTCATCGACCCGTTGAAGAAGATTGAGACTATGCTTGAGCAGGTGTCAAAGCTGCCGGCAGACGCGGAGAAGGAACGGAAGAAAGCACTGACGGGTGTGCGGGATCTTGTCGAAAAGCTTAACGGGAAGCTTCTGCTTGTTGCCGAAGTGGCGAAGAGTGCTGCGGAGGGTGGGGCATCTGGCGAGGAAGACGTCAGCCCCTCACAATTCACGGAAAAACTGAGGGAGATTCGAAAAGGATCAGCGCGGTAA
- a CDS encoding hybrid sensor histidine kinase/response regulator: MQEEEPLILVVDDTEDNLDLLEFAMKRKPVRMLRATSGQECLVLAAEKQPDIILLDIQMPEMDGFETLKRLRANPKTIKIPVVFLTAQRKDAESIAAGLALGAEQYLTKPIDTDELLVRTRMLVQLKRAEAELERTKADFMAMLVHDLRSPLIGVKSVIELLQDSGKGAILGDDHFELLNSAHSSAKKLLGLISDFLDLSKYETGTIAFEASAIRVETFIDPVLQQMDIQFRQRNVKLNKDVPANLPEVFADALKTEQVIMNLLSNALKFTKSGGAIALEATPVTYEVITAGGVKNKQFVQISVTDNGVGIAPDELPLLFERYKQVSSAKVVRQKGTGLGLMICKRIVEAQGGRIAAESEPGKRTTFKFALPAAE; encoded by the coding sequence ATGCAAGAAGAAGAACCTCTCATACTTGTTGTTGATGACACCGAAGACAACCTCGACCTGCTCGAGTTTGCGATGAAACGCAAGCCCGTCCGGATGCTGCGTGCGACAAGCGGCCAGGAGTGCCTCGTCCTCGCGGCAGAAAAGCAGCCGGATATCATTCTGCTCGATATCCAGATGCCTGAGATGGATGGATTCGAGACACTCAAGCGCCTGCGGGCGAATCCGAAGACGATCAAGATCCCTGTTGTCTTTTTGACTGCACAGCGGAAAGACGCTGAAAGCATCGCGGCCGGCCTCGCTCTTGGTGCCGAGCAGTACCTGACCAAGCCGATTGACACGGACGAATTGCTCGTCCGGACGAGGATGCTGGTCCAGCTGAAGCGCGCGGAGGCTGAGCTGGAGCGCACTAAAGCAGACTTCATGGCGATGCTCGTGCACGACCTCCGGAGCCCCCTCATCGGCGTCAAGAGCGTCATTGAACTTCTTCAGGATTCCGGCAAGGGAGCGATTCTGGGAGACGATCATTTCGAACTGCTGAACTCAGCGCATTCTTCTGCAAAGAAGCTGCTCGGGTTGATCAGCGATTTCCTCGATCTCTCCAAGTACGAGACAGGTACGATTGCCTTCGAGGCAAGCGCGATTCGGGTGGAGACGTTCATCGATCCGGTGCTTCAGCAGATGGATATCCAGTTCCGGCAGAGAAACGTAAAGCTCAACAAGGATGTTCCGGCAAATCTGCCCGAGGTTTTTGCAGACGCTCTAAAGACCGAGCAGGTTATCATGAACCTCCTCAGCAACGCCCTGAAATTCACAAAGAGCGGCGGTGCCATCGCACTCGAAGCAACTCCGGTGACATACGAAGTGATTACAGCGGGGGGAGTGAAGAACAAACAGTTTGTTCAGATCAGCGTCACCGACAACGGAGTGGGAATCGCTCCGGACGAGTTGCCGCTGCTGTTTGAACGCTACAAGCAGGTTTCGTCGGCCAAGGTTGTGAGACAGAAAGGGACGGGTCTCGGTTTGATGATCTGTAAACGCATTGTCGAGGCCCAGGGAGGGCGCATCGCGGCTGAAAGTGAACCCGGCAAGCGAACGACGTTTAAATTTGCATTACCCGCAGCAGAATGA
- a CDS encoding response regulator, with translation MLRSKLFWKVLTYFGVLLIILTAMTVLTLVLLSQIQQNFTVATTEMRALGTIEQIRSLQNDIPTAAYRYGLMGAAEEKENYVQGWKDLRTQFAIADGQFTDSSAHRDLRNAQEYSNQWKQEIGDKLIALGDERAAKGRLEGLDSRVREITDSDARVRHLSVARNILGLLYAHRMPGQIRYLDTATGLSGKLSQFVIVVNVLLAIFSLVLGFILTRSITSPVRLLKEGTKSIMEGSFEPIHLTQNDELGDLATDFNQMSSLLGSNYNRLNAYSELVTTLNSSASMQDVERKGLEILCKHTHAVLGALYLVARGERYLDLVGGFALKVGGALQKRIDFGEGIPGECAAKAQEIEVDGISITSGFVVETGLGLLVPSYIIAKPIVFHDEVLGVLILGATKKFGDQEKEIVNNSVPQLGVALTNAMNFEETRNLSVEIAKRNEELSSKNDEVEKAYKVKSDFLSSMSHELRTPLNSIIGFSSVLLGPSGDPLTDDQRMALEKVLKNGRHLLQLINDILDISKLESGRMTVSVETEEITSILSNCILIVEPLIQSKRLTLTQEVQPGLPALSTDIVKVRQIMVNLLSNASKFTEKGGITIKVAQQENGMVSFGVKDSGIGIAPKDFGRVFEEFQQVDSSNTRKYKGTGLGLPIARKLARMLGGDLTVESELGHGSTFILTIPAKIPQQLVEAQQGGAPAKRPEAVPTKPSIVSSLPPPMAGGQQVQILSIDDDPDVIEILRKYLVPEGYSIVGALSGDEGLELAVKMNPAIITLDIMMPKKDGWQVLRELKQNPQTRDIPVLIHSIVDNKPLALSLGAVDVMTKPTDPKRLLSLVKKHYHSGDKFILLVDDNLDFALACKDLLKRDGLEVKIATRGEEALKILQESIPSIILLDLVMPGMDGFGVVRELQHKAAWKSIPVIILTGKSLTPEDHNELDPYVADYLMKDTFTTAAISGAIKSILNAAPPAKA, from the coding sequence ATGCTACGATCGAAACTTTTCTGGAAGGTGTTGACATATTTCGGCGTGCTGTTGATTATCCTGACAGCGATGACGGTTTTGACCCTCGTTCTGTTGTCACAGATTCAGCAGAATTTCACTGTGGCGACAACAGAGATGCGCGCACTGGGAACGATTGAACAAATACGCTCTTTGCAGAATGACATTCCTACTGCGGCGTATCGATACGGACTGATGGGAGCAGCGGAAGAAAAAGAAAATTATGTGCAGGGCTGGAAGGATCTCCGAACGCAGTTTGCAATCGCCGATGGACAGTTTACCGATAGCTCAGCGCATAGAGACTTGCGAAATGCTCAGGAGTATTCCAACCAATGGAAACAGGAGATTGGCGACAAACTCATCGCTCTCGGGGATGAGCGTGCTGCGAAGGGGCGACTGGAAGGGCTCGACAGCAGGGTCCGGGAGATCACGGATTCCGACGCGAGGGTGAGGCACCTGAGTGTTGCCAGGAACATTCTGGGTTTACTGTACGCACATCGCATGCCGGGGCAGATTCGCTACCTCGATACTGCCACCGGGTTAAGCGGCAAGCTGAGTCAATTCGTCATTGTCGTCAACGTGCTGCTCGCGATTTTCTCTCTCGTCCTCGGGTTTATCCTCACGCGTTCCATTACAAGCCCCGTCCGTCTGCTGAAAGAGGGGACGAAGAGCATTATGGAGGGGAGTTTCGAGCCGATCCACCTGACGCAGAACGATGAGTTGGGAGATCTCGCGACAGATTTCAACCAGATGTCTTCGCTGCTCGGCAGCAACTACAACCGCCTCAACGCTTACTCTGAATTGGTCACCACGCTGAACTCGTCGGCTTCGATGCAGGACGTGGAGCGAAAGGGCCTTGAGATCCTGTGCAAGCATACGCATGCAGTGCTCGGTGCGCTGTATCTCGTTGCTCGCGGAGAGCGCTATCTCGATCTCGTCGGCGGGTTCGCTCTGAAGGTGGGAGGTGCTCTTCAAAAGAGAATAGATTTCGGTGAAGGAATCCCGGGTGAATGCGCAGCCAAAGCCCAGGAAATCGAGGTGGATGGGATCTCAATCACATCGGGTTTTGTCGTAGAGACGGGCCTCGGCTTGCTCGTGCCGTCGTACATTATTGCCAAACCGATTGTGTTCCATGACGAGGTCCTTGGTGTTCTCATACTTGGCGCAACGAAAAAATTCGGCGACCAGGAGAAGGAAATCGTCAACAATTCGGTTCCTCAGCTTGGCGTGGCGCTGACCAATGCGATGAACTTTGAAGAAACCCGCAACCTTTCCGTCGAGATTGCCAAGCGCAACGAAGAGTTGAGCTCGAAAAACGATGAAGTCGAGAAGGCCTACAAGGTGAAGTCCGACTTCCTCTCGAGCATGTCTCATGAGCTCCGCACACCTTTGAATTCCATTATCGGTTTCAGCTCGGTGCTTCTGGGACCAAGCGGTGACCCGCTGACGGACGATCAGCGCATGGCACTCGAAAAAGTGCTGAAGAACGGACGTCACCTCCTCCAGCTGATCAACGATATTCTGGACATCTCCAAGCTTGAGTCGGGAAGGATGACGGTCAGCGTGGAGACTGAGGAGATCACGTCAATCCTCTCGAACTGCATACTGATTGTCGAACCGTTGATCCAATCGAAACGGCTGACGTTGACGCAGGAAGTTCAGCCTGGCCTGCCGGCGCTGAGCACGGATATCGTCAAAGTGCGGCAGATCATGGTGAACCTCCTGAGCAATGCATCGAAGTTCACGGAGAAGGGGGGAATCACGATCAAGGTTGCCCAGCAGGAAAACGGCATGGTATCGTTCGGCGTCAAGGACAGCGGCATCGGTATCGCGCCGAAGGATTTTGGCCGGGTCTTCGAGGAATTCCAACAGGTGGACAGCAGCAACACACGGAAATACAAGGGGACCGGTCTTGGATTGCCCATTGCCCGCAAGCTCGCACGCATGCTTGGCGGCGATCTCACTGTCGAAAGCGAGTTGGGACATGGTTCGACGTTCATCCTGACAATCCCGGCGAAGATTCCGCAACAGCTTGTTGAGGCCCAGCAGGGGGGAGCTCCTGCGAAGCGGCCGGAAGCGGTTCCTACAAAACCCTCGATCGTTTCTTCCCTGCCGCCGCCGATGGCAGGAGGTCAGCAAGTACAAATCCTGAGTATCGATGATGATCCGGATGTGATCGAAATCCTCCGCAAGTACCTCGTGCCGGAAGGATATTCCATTGTCGGCGCGCTTTCGGGTGACGAAGGCCTGGAGCTGGCCGTGAAAATGAACCCGGCTATTATCACGCTGGATATCATGATGCCGAAGAAGGACGGGTGGCAGGTGCTCCGGGAGTTGAAACAAAATCCGCAGACGCGCGATATCCCCGTTCTCATCCACTCCATCGTCGACAACAAACCCCTGGCACTGTCGCTGGGCGCTGTCGACGTGATGACGAAGCCGACGGATCCGAAACGGCTGCTCTCACTGGTGAAGAAGCATTATCATTCAGGGGACAAGTTCATCCTGCTTGTCGATGACAACCTCGACTTTGCCCTCGCGTGCAAAGACCTTCTGAAACGGGACGGCCTGGAGGTGAAGATCGCGACGCGCGGCGAGGAAGCACTGAAAATTCTTCAGGAATCAATTCCATCCATCATCCTTCTCGACCTGGTCATGCCGGGTATGGACGGGTTTGGAGTCGTTCGTGAATTGCAGCACAAAGCAGCATGGAAGAGTATCCCCGTCATCATACTGACGGGAAAATCACTGACCCCCGAGGATCACAATGAACTTGATCCTTATGTTGCGGACTATCTCATGAAGGATACGTTCACAACGGCAGCCATCTCGGGCGCGATCAAGAGCATTCTCAACGCAGCACCCCCGGCGAAAGCGTAA
- a CDS encoding response regulator, translated as MSKVVLLVEDDEDNRDLVSFVIARSRMDVNLVIAENGQEAIDKAFANPPHLILMDMQMPVMDGWQAVPILKADSRTKDVPVIAFTAQAKPEDKQRAREMGCSDYYTKPMDPEELLTLIKKYL; from the coding sequence ATGAGTAAAGTTGTATTACTCGTCGAAGATGACGAAGACAACCGAGATCTTGTCAGCTTCGTCATCGCCCGGAGCCGCATGGACGTGAATCTTGTCATCGCGGAGAACGGACAGGAGGCGATCGATAAGGCCTTTGCCAATCCTCCCCACCTGATCCTGATGGATATGCAGATGCCGGTGATGGACGGCTGGCAGGCCGTTCCCATTCTCAAGGCGGATAGCAGAACCAAGGATGTACCTGTGATTGCGTTCACAGCACAGGCGAAGCCCGAGGATAAACAGCGGGCCCGCGAAATGGGTTGCTCCGACTATTACACCAAGCCGATGGATCCGGAAGAACTTCTGACTCTCATCAAGAAGTACTTGTAA
- a CDS encoding response regulator, giving the protein MNAAASSMEARTLLMVDDDDAFRIAMKQALSAGGKYRVRSADSGEAAIEALQHDRFDVILLDYRMPGISGLNVLQWMHEQKIDTPVVMMTAAGSEGIAVEAMKLGAYDYVRKEQVEIDHIGILIDGVYERYLFRKEKERREAIEREREKSLVAIETFHSTLASIAQIVNNSLSMVSLNIQEHETKLRPFVADDAQQRLTQVFADLKQEYSVIASAVKSMLDMANVLHGNFTDANYTQHLHDMLNGNLKNVQLRGVTYSFPKKQ; this is encoded by the coding sequence ATGAATGCCGCCGCAAGCAGTATGGAAGCCCGAACGCTTCTGATGGTCGATGATGACGACGCTTTCCGGATTGCTATGAAGCAAGCCCTCTCAGCAGGCGGAAAGTACAGAGTCCGTTCCGCCGACTCGGGTGAAGCCGCCATTGAAGCTCTTCAGCATGACCGGTTCGACGTGATTCTGCTCGACTACCGCATGCCGGGCATCTCCGGCCTCAATGTGCTTCAATGGATGCACGAGCAGAAAATCGACACGCCGGTTGTCATGATGACAGCCGCCGGATCTGAGGGGATCGCCGTCGAAGCGATGAAGCTCGGTGCCTACGACTATGTACGAAAAGAGCAGGTGGAGATCGATCACATCGGCATCCTGATCGATGGAGTCTATGAACGATACCTGTTCAGGAAAGAAAAGGAACGCCGGGAAGCCATTGAGCGTGAACGGGAAAAGAGCCTGGTCGCCATCGAGACATTTCACAGTACGCTGGCATCGATCGCCCAAATTGTCAACAACTCACTCTCGATGGTCTCGCTGAATATCCAGGAGCACGAAACAAAATTGCGCCCCTTTGTCGCAGATGATGCGCAGCAGCGGCTGACGCAGGTATTCGCGGACCTGAAGCAGGAGTACAGCGTCATTGCATCCGCGGTGAAATCCATGCTGGACATGGCCAACGTCCTCCACGGGAATTTCACGGATGCCAACTACACACAACACCTGCACGACATGCTGAACGGTAATCTCAAGAATGTGCAGCTGCGCGGGGTGACGTACTCATTTCCGAAAAAGCAGTAG